A genomic segment from Xyrauchen texanus isolate HMW12.3.18 chromosome 21, RBS_HiC_50CHRs, whole genome shotgun sequence encodes:
- the LOC127661914 gene encoding ankyrin repeat domain-containing protein 34C-like, whose product MADILELRTDGNSLLKAVWLHRLRLTRLLLEGGAYINESNDRGETPLMVACMSKHSDQQSVSKAKMVKYLLDNKADPNIQDKAGRTVLMHACSHRAGNEVVSLLLSNGADPSLEDRCGSSALVYAVNADDKETLKVLLDACKAKGKEVIIITTDKSLSGTKTKQYLNVPPSPELDERTPPALCASPSEIDLHTSPSPSKEEEKDTVFTFQTMFKSSSNTAAKLTNGLTSPNKRPVNPKRARLPQLKRLQSEPWGLIAPSVLAAANEESKRANSDEDVVAGVDGLSLSKRGTLSRHNSVDGKYILFPMVGDQTSKISQTSSLPLSSKASYERSLAQHQQLARRSTVPAEQEGSEANFGPASLRDTVHRRRLGNEHYESDSQLYSDSSMLDSPKAPMERRKLNTSPLALLTGSRESLDSNPSTSSPCTARCKPHGLLERRGSGTLLLDYISHTRPGHLPPLNVNPNPPIPDIGASSKPSSPLAAGLRSIAPIAPNSPKRGNLRTKKKLVRRHSMQVEQMKQLSDFEELNHQS is encoded by the coding sequence ATGGCTGACATTCTAGAGCTCAGGACTGATGGGAACTCTCTGCTGAAGGCAGTGTGGCTCCACCGTTTGCGCCTTACAAGGCTTCTGCTGGAGGGTGGAGCCTACATCAATGAAAGCAACGACCGTGGAGAAACGCCACTCATGGTGGCCTGCATGTCCAAACACTCTGACCAGCAGAGTGTCAGCAAGGCTAAGATGGTCAAGTACCTACTGGACAACAAAGCTGACCCTAATATCCAAGACAAAGCTGGAAGAACAGTGCTCATGCATGCAtgcagccacagggcagggaaTGAGGTGGTGTCTCTTCTTCTGTCCAACGGTGCTGATCCAAGCCTGGAGGACCGTTGCGGATCCTCTGCCTTAGTCTACGCTGTTAACGCAGATGATAAAGAAACACTAAAAGTCCTTCTGGATGCCTGCAAAGCAAAAGGCAAGGAGGTCATCATCATTACCACTGACAAATCCCTGTCTGGAACTAAAACCAAGCAGTACCTGAATGTTCCTCCATCGCCTGAGTTGGATGAGAGAACCCCTCCTGCACTATGTGCCTCACCTTCAGAGATAGATCTTCACACATCACCATCTCCCAGCAAAGAAGAGGAGAAAGACACTGTATTCACTTTTCAAACCATGTTTAAGTCAAGCTCAAACACAGCAGCCAAACTAACCAATGGACTTACTTCTCCAAATAAGAGGCCGGTAAACCCCAAAAGGGCTCGTCTTCCCCAGCTGAAGCGACTACAGTCAGAGCCTTGGGGTCTGATTGCCCCCTCTGTGTTGGCAGCAGCCAATGAGGAGAGCAAGAGAGCCAACTCTGATGAAGATGTTGTTGCAGGTGTTGATGGACTGAGCCTGTCCAAAAGAGGCACTTTGTCCCGGCATAATAGTGTGGATGGAAAATACATACTGTTTCCAATGGTAGGGGATCAGACTTCAAAAATCTCCCAAACTTCGTCTCTTCCTCTATCTTCCAAAGCATCCTATGAAAGATCTCTAGCACAGCACCAACAACTGGCACGACGTAGCACGGTCCCCGCTGAGCAGGAGGGCTCTGAAGCAAACTTTGGGCCAGCTAGCCTCAGAGATACTGTGCACCGGAGGAGATTGGGGAATGAACACTACGAGTCAGACTCCCAGCTGTACTCAGATTCCAGCATGCTAGACTCACCTAAGGCACCGATGGAGAGAAGAAAGCTAAATACATCCCCTCTTGCTCTGCTCACAGGCTCAAGAGAGTCATTGGACAGCAATCCCAGTACCTCTTCTCCTTGCACAGCCAGATGCAAACCACATGGTCTATTGGAGCGGCGTGGCTCTGGAACGCTCTTGCTGGACTACATATCCCACACCCGCCCAGGCCACCTGCCTCCGCTAAATGTCAACCCTAACCCTCCTATTCCAGATATAGGGGCCAGCAGCAAGCCCTCATCCCCACTTGCAGCTGGACTCAGATCAATAGCTCCCATAGCACCAAACTCGCCAAAGAGAGGCAACCTCAGGACAAAGAAAAAGCTTGTGAGAAGGCACTCTATGCAAGTGGAACAGATGAAGCAGCTTTCAGACTTTGAAGAGCTTAACCATCAATCATGA